From the Butyrivibrio fibrisolvens genome, one window contains:
- a CDS encoding substrate-binding periplasmic protein, which yields MKKSLLSAILTVSCIFTMSCGNNGTTATDSGSTSGELAGSLSYEYVIHYTDGTESGVVRYDDLSTMLLGLDRGDIDYIPLSKSVAEYIANTQGDGKYVVETADPLENYSLGVGEAHVDLLPACNDAIIAMQEDGTLSSLQDEYITKIIEGGQPEAVTFETVDGRDTLKVGVTGDLPPMDYVSEDGTPMGFNTAILAELGKRLDMNIELVTINSGSRAAALVSGKVDMIFWVLSMDFSNAQNPVRLETIDYIMFNGSKLSPTDTVATDSIFAVPEGVYISEYYFSDNEAILRKK from the coding sequence ATGAAAAAATCACTGTTATCTGCTATTTTAACTGTTTCATGTATCTTCACGATGTCATGCGGTAATAATGGAACAACTGCCACAGATTCCGGATCTACATCAGGCGAGCTGGCAGGAAGCCTTAGCTATGAATATGTCATTCACTATACCGATGGCACCGAGTCGGGCGTAGTCCGCTACGATGATCTGTCTACCATGCTCCTGGGACTGGACCGCGGTGATATTGATTATATTCCTCTGAGTAAGTCCGTAGCAGAATATATCGCTAATACTCAAGGAGATGGCAAGTATGTTGTAGAAACAGCTGATCCTTTGGAGAACTACTCTCTGGGCGTTGGCGAAGCCCATGTTGATCTCCTTCCTGCCTGCAACGACGCGATCATCGCTATGCAGGAAGATGGGACGCTATCAAGTCTTCAGGATGAATATATAACCAAGATAATAGAAGGCGGTCAGCCTGAAGCAGTCACTTTTGAAACTGTAGATGGAAGAGATACATTAAAGGTCGGAGTAACAGGCGATCTTCCTCCTATGGACTATGTATCAGAAGACGGAACTCCTATGGGATTCAATACGGCAATCCTTGCAGAGCTTGGCAAGAGACTTGATATGAATATTGAGCTTGTAACGATCAATTCCGGAAGCCGCGCTGCTGCTCTTGTATCCGGCAAGGTTGATATGATCTTCTGGGTTCTGTCTATGGATTTCTCAAATGCTCAGAATCCTGTAAGACTTGAAACTATCGACTACATCATGTTCAACGGAAGCAAGCTCTCGCCTACAGATACAGTTGCTACTGATTCTATATTTGCTGTTCCTGAAGGTGTATATATCAGTGAGTATTATTTCTCTGATAATGAAGCTATCTTAAGAAAAAAATAA